In one window of Cellulophaga sp. HaHa_2_95 DNA:
- a CDS encoding glycosyltransferase produces the protein MISIIIPAHNEQKNLLKLIPLLDALCQDTPAEVLVVLSAANTEVIGFSSDKIKVVQCNENGRAVQMNFGVTHAKGTIFAFLHADVLPPKNFLKDIEHTLRDTYQAGFFSYRFDSASKLLNVNAKFTAKDGIFTGGGDQCLFIEKTVFNQLGGFDVNQLIMEDFEFFKRMKNKKVKYKIINNDLLVSARKYESNSYLRVNMSNLLLVVLFKMGYPSAKLQTLHNRLLQMPYHTKPE, from the coding sequence ATGATATCTATTATAATACCTGCACATAACGAACAAAAAAATCTATTAAAACTTATTCCCCTTTTGGATGCGCTCTGTCAAGATACACCAGCGGAAGTATTGGTGGTGCTTTCTGCAGCAAATACAGAGGTAATTGGCTTTTCTAGTGATAAAATTAAGGTAGTGCAATGCAATGAAAATGGTAGGGCTGTTCAAATGAATTTTGGTGTGACACATGCAAAAGGAACTATTTTTGCTTTCCTTCATGCCGATGTACTGCCGCCTAAAAATTTTCTAAAGGATATTGAACATACTTTAAGAGATACCTATCAAGCAGGTTTCTTTTCTTACCGATTTGATAGTGCGAGTAAGCTATTAAATGTAAATGCTAAATTTACGGCTAAAGATGGCATTTTCACAGGTGGGGGAGATCAATGTTTATTCATCGAGAAAACGGTTTTTAACCAACTTGGTGGTTTTGATGTAAACCAATTAATTATGGAAGATTTTGAGTTTTTTAAGCGTATGAAAAATAAAAAAGTCAAGTATAAAATTATAAATAACGACTTATTGGTTTCTGCGAGAAAATATGAGTCTAATTCCTATTTAAGAGTAAACATGTCTAATTTACTATTGGTGGTATTATTTAAAATGGGATACCCTTCAGCCAAATTACAAACCCTTCACAATAGATTGCTACAAATGCCTTACCACACTAAACCTGAATAA
- a CDS encoding VOC family protein, translated as MAKIINGIQQIGIGVADAKSVFNWYREHLGFDILVFEDIATADLMTQYTNHKVERRHALLSLNMKGGGGLEIWQFTGRIPTTATTPFLLGDLGINSMKIRATNVLDAHTNLRVLKLEILGALRATQDGKPHFFFQDPWGNLVEVVQDDYLFSETNSVSGGVIGTVIGVSDMDRALPFYQQILGYDVQASDRTGSFEDFKELPGGAHAFRRVLLKHRKRSVGGFGELLGPTEIELLQVLDREPVKIYKDRLWGDLGYIHLCFDINGMEMLRDEAKNLGFPFTVDSADSFDMGDAAGHFSYIEDPDGTLIEFVETHKVPILKKLGIFINLKKRNPLNPLPKWLVKAMQVHRVKRNL; from the coding sequence ATGGCAAAAATAATCAACGGAATTCAACAAATAGGTATTGGTGTAGCAGATGCTAAAAGTGTATTTAATTGGTATCGTGAGCATTTAGGGTTTGATATTCTGGTCTTTGAAGATATTGCTACGGCTGATTTAATGACGCAGTATACCAATCATAAAGTAGAACGTCGGCATGCCTTATTATCCTTGAATATGAAGGGCGGCGGCGGATTAGAGATTTGGCAATTTACAGGTCGGATTCCTACAACCGCAACAACACCATTTTTATTGGGAGATTTAGGTATTAATTCCATGAAAATTAGAGCAACAAATGTGCTAGATGCGCATACTAATTTGAGGGTACTTAAGTTAGAAATTTTAGGCGCTTTGAGGGCAACCCAAGACGGGAAGCCTCATTTTTTCTTTCAAGATCCTTGGGGTAATTTGGTAGAAGTTGTTCAGGATGATTACCTGTTCTCTGAAACCAATAGCGTTTCTGGAGGGGTAATAGGAACCGTAATTGGTGTTTCTGATATGGACAGGGCATTGCCTTTTTATCAGCAAATTTTAGGATATGATGTTCAAGCTTCTGACCGTACGGGTTCTTTTGAAGACTTTAAAGAGCTTCCAGGTGGTGCGCATGCCTTTAGAAGAGTTCTTTTAAAACATCGTAAGAGGTCAGTGGGTGGTTTTGGAGAATTATTAGGTCCTACAGAAATAGAATTACTACAAGTATTAGATCGGGAACCTGTTAAGATTTATAAAGATAGACTGTGGGGAGATTTGGGTTATATTCACCTTTGTTTTGATATTAATGGTATGGAAATGCTGCGAGATGAAGCAAAAAATCTTGGGTTTCCGTTTACAGTAGATAGTGCTGATAGTTTTGATATGGGAGATGCAGCAGGTCATTTTAGCTATATAGAAGACCCGGACGGCACCTTAATAGAATTTGTGGAAACGCACAAAGTGCCCATTTTAAAAAAGCTAGGAATTTTTATCAACTTAAAAAAAAGGAATCCGCTTAATCCGTTACCTAAATGGCTTGTAAAAGCTATGCAGGTGCATCGAGTTAAGCGGAATCTTTAA
- a CDS encoding anti-sigma factor domain-containing protein — MDTEKYIASGILELYVAGILSEVENLDIARYAAEYPEIQNEIKAIEAAVLALTKAAAPKEGAQIHLAKVQAKIAAAEAPKVITLEPENTNWSSYIGWAASILLAVGLFWMYTQNNTLKSNLDNSTQVNSALEEKIEEAKTSLEKTEELLSTIRDKNIQVVALGGQAVDPNSYAKAYWNKSEQKVFIDAQGLPEPPDGMVYQVWSLKLNPLTPTSMGLLEDFITDDTKVFALNNPNESEAFGITLEPAGGSETPNLEQLYTLGVVSS; from the coding sequence ATGGATACAGAAAAATATATAGCATCAGGAATTCTAGAACTCTACGTTGCTGGTATCTTATCTGAGGTAGAAAACTTAGATATCGCCAGATACGCAGCAGAATATCCTGAAATACAAAACGAAATCAAAGCCATTGAAGCTGCGGTTTTAGCATTGACTAAAGCAGCTGCGCCCAAAGAAGGTGCACAAATTCATTTGGCCAAAGTACAAGCTAAAATAGCTGCTGCTGAAGCTCCAAAAGTCATTACTCTTGAACCAGAGAACACAAATTGGAGTTCTTACATCGGATGGGCAGCATCTATTTTATTAGCTGTAGGCCTATTTTGGATGTACACCCAAAATAATACACTAAAATCTAATTTAGATAACTCTACACAAGTGAACAGCGCTTTAGAAGAAAAAATTGAAGAAGCGAAAACATCACTAGAAAAAACAGAGGAATTACTAAGCACCATTCGGGATAAAAACATCCAAGTGGTTGCCTTAGGTGGTCAAGCCGTGGACCCTAACTCCTATGCAAAAGCCTATTGGAATAAGAGCGAGCAGAAAGTATTTATTGATGCCCAAGGGCTACCAGAACCACCGGACGGAATGGTTTACCAAGTATGGTCTTTAAAACTAAACCCCTTAACTCCTACGAGCATGGGGCTGTTAGAAGACTTTATTACAGATGACACCAAAGTGTTTGCTTTGAACAACCCTAATGAGTCTGAGGCCTTTGGGATTACTTTAGAGCCTGCAGGAGGTAGTGAAACTCCTAATTTAGAACAATTATACACCTTAGGAGTAGTGAGTTCCTAG
- a CDS encoding RNA polymerase sigma factor — protein sequence MELEELVEKFRMKDAKAFEKLYSMYADNICGVIYNIVKNTDIAQEICQDVFVKAWNNAESYNVSKGRFFTWMLNIARNAAIDEVRSKSHKNSKQNLSSDFFVDILEDKNDLNTQVDTIGIKSLLTNLKEKCVQIIDLLYFKGYTQKEAAEELEIPIGTVKTRNRSCIAQIRGNIAI from the coding sequence ATGGAATTAGAAGAATTAGTAGAAAAGTTCCGAATGAAAGATGCTAAGGCTTTTGAAAAGTTGTATAGCATGTATGCTGATAATATATGTGGTGTTATCTATAACATTGTTAAGAATACGGATATAGCTCAGGAAATTTGCCAAGATGTATTCGTAAAGGCATGGAATAACGCCGAGAGTTACAATGTCTCTAAAGGGCGATTTTTTACGTGGATGTTGAATATTGCACGTAATGCCGCAATCGATGAAGTGCGCTCTAAATCCCACAAAAACAGCAAACAAAACCTATCTTCAGATTTTTTCGTAGATATCCTAGAAGACAAAAATGACCTTAATACTCAAGTAGATACAATAGGTATAAAAAGTTTATTAACGAACCTTAAAGAAAAGTGTGTTCAAATAATAGACTTGTTGTACTTTAAAGGATATACGCAAAAGGAAGCTGCTGAAGAATTGGAGATACCTATAGGAACGGTAAAAACAAGAAATAGAAGTTGCATTGCACAAATTAGGGGAAACATAGCAATATAG
- a CDS encoding superoxide dismutase family protein: protein MKKIIGTLALVAISLSYSCKDTKKEVKDTSDDIESNMDDRSDEMDNTMEEKTMTISLEPKSDSEVNGEVTFTEKDGEVMMVTKMSGLSEGEHAIHIHETADCSSADGKSAGGHWNPTFQQHGKWGDEAGYHRGDIGNFMADAEGNATVQFSTDEWCMDCDDDTKNIIGKGVIVHQGVDDFTTQPSGDAGARVSCAGIIQ, encoded by the coding sequence ATGAAAAAAATTATAGGTACCCTAGCACTTGTTGCCATAAGTTTATCTTATAGCTGCAAGGACACAAAAAAAGAGGTTAAAGATACTTCTGACGATATAGAAAGTAACATGGATGACAGGTCTGATGAAATGGATAATACCATGGAAGAGAAAACTATGACCATTTCTTTAGAACCTAAAAGCGATTCTGAAGTTAATGGCGAAGTTACTTTTACCGAAAAAGATGGTGAAGTTATGATGGTAACTAAAATGTCTGGATTATCTGAAGGGGAACATGCTATTCATATTCATGAAACAGCAGATTGCTCTTCTGCCGATGGAAAATCTGCAGGTGGCCATTGGAACCCAACATTCCAACAACACGGAAAATGGGGTGATGAAGCTGGATATCACAGAGGTGATATCGGAAACTTTATGGCAGATGCAGAAGGTAATGCTACAGTACAATTCAGCACTGACGAATGGTGTATGGATTGTGATGATGACACAAAGAACATCATCGGCAAAGGAGTAATTGTTCATCAAGGAGTAGATGATTTTACAACACAACCTAGCGGAGATGCAGGTGCTCGTGTAAGCTGTGCTGGTATTATCCAATAA
- a CDS encoding DUF2490 domain-containing protein — translation MRKILCIISILITTTAINAQETGEDDWGAWYMYFGTNKVSDKLSIHTEAQFRYYETTSNFNQLLLRTGLNYHINPVAIATLGYGYITTDGSFDELPNEENSKEHRIFEQFILKNKVGEFHFEHRYRLEQRFLENLGETDTQHRARYRLQVTLPLTDIFFLNVYDEVFINLQDDAFGQNRLYGALGVNVTENLAVQAGYLKNHFSGANYDRIQVGVFYSPDLRKKK, via the coding sequence ATGAGAAAAATTTTATGTATTATTTCGATTTTAATTACCACAACAGCTATTAATGCCCAAGAAACAGGCGAGGATGATTGGGGAGCATGGTATATGTATTTTGGAACCAATAAGGTAAGTGATAAACTAAGCATCCATACCGAAGCACAGTTTAGATATTATGAAACAACAAGCAACTTTAATCAACTACTATTACGTACCGGATTAAATTATCATATCAACCCCGTAGCTATAGCAACGCTTGGTTATGGTTATATTACAACAGATGGCTCTTTTGATGAACTTCCTAACGAAGAAAACAGCAAAGAACATCGAATTTTTGAGCAATTTATTTTAAAAAACAAAGTAGGCGAATTTCATTTTGAACACCGCTATAGATTAGAGCAACGCTTTTTGGAAAATTTAGGAGAAACAGATACGCAGCATAGGGCACGTTATCGTTTGCAAGTAACCTTACCCCTAACCGATATTTTCTTTTTAAATGTGTACGATGAAGTCTTTATTAATTTACAAGATGATGCCTTTGGTCAAAATAGACTATATGGAGCCCTAGGCGTTAATGTTACCGAAAATTTAGCGGTACAAGCCGGATATCTTAAGAATCATTTTTCTGGTGCTAATTATGACCGCATACAAGTAGGTGTATTTTACAGCCCTGATTTAAGAAAGAAAAAATAA
- a CDS encoding methyltransferase domain-containing protein: MLNQEESYWTTRYKEHSTGWDIGYPSTPIKSYIDQLEDKNIKLLIPGAGNGYEAEYLIEKGFTNVHILDISEIPLQDFKKRNPSFPDSHLHHANFFEFEGQFDIIIEQTFFCSFVPTAENRSTYAQQMASLLKEKGKLVGLWFSIPLTDNLEKRPFGGDKKLYLSYLDPFFTEKTFQPCYNSILPRQNRELFGIFIKE; this comes from the coding sequence ATGCTCAATCAAGAAGAATCATACTGGACTACTCGTTACAAAGAACATAGCACGGGTTGGGATATTGGCTACCCCTCTACTCCTATTAAATCCTATATTGACCAGCTTGAGGATAAAAATATTAAGCTATTGATTCCTGGAGCAGGGAATGGATATGAAGCGGAATACCTGATTGAAAAAGGTTTTACAAATGTTCATATTTTAGACATATCCGAAATTCCCTTACAAGACTTTAAAAAAAGAAATCCGTCTTTTCCTGATAGCCATTTACACCACGCTAATTTTTTTGAATTCGAGGGGCAATTTGATATCATTATCGAACAAACCTTCTTCTGTTCTTTTGTACCTACCGCTGAAAACCGCTCTACATATGCGCAGCAAATGGCTTCACTCTTAAAAGAAAAAGGCAAGCTTGTGGGACTCTGGTTTTCTATACCACTAACAGACAATTTAGAAAAGAGACCTTTTGGCGGTGATAAAAAATTGTACCTATCATACTTAGATCCTTTCTTTACGGAAAAAACTTTTCAACCGTGTTATAATTCCATCTTACCAAGACAAAACCGTGAATTGTTTGGTATTTTCATCAAGGAATAG
- a CDS encoding CDP-alcohol phosphatidyltransferase family protein, which produces MSKLPQKNQFLDLSDYGRPCARIIAQSLKNTSFTPIHVTIAFVFSGLIAIVCIYHHYYWATAFFLILKSILDAADGELARIKETPSYTGRYLDSVSDILLNLLLIGTIWYVTEGLLVYAFLAFIGIQLQGTLYNYYYVILRNKHNGDTTSRIFEDSTPIALVGEKQQNVNILFFMYKVLYGAFDKIIYSLDRDAVKSSKLPNWLMTAVSTFGLGFQLLLIALMLVFGLKHYIVPFFISFSVFILIFIGIRRYINR; this is translated from the coding sequence ATGTCAAAATTACCTCAGAAGAATCAGTTTTTAGACTTGTCTGATTATGGAAGACCTTGTGCTAGAATCATTGCTCAGTCCTTAAAAAACACATCCTTTACTCCCATTCATGTAACTATTGCTTTTGTCTTTTCTGGACTCATAGCTATTGTATGTATTTACCATCACTATTATTGGGCTACCGCATTTTTCTTGATCCTTAAGTCTATTCTAGATGCTGCAGATGGCGAACTGGCGCGTATAAAAGAAACACCTTCTTATACTGGCCGCTATCTTGATTCCGTTTCAGACATCCTATTGAATCTCTTATTGATTGGTACCATCTGGTATGTAACAGAGGGGTTACTAGTGTATGCCTTTTTAGCATTTATAGGAATTCAACTGCAAGGAACCTTATACAATTACTATTATGTAATCTTGAGAAACAAACACAACGGAGATACCACAAGTCGTATTTTCGAAGACAGTACTCCCATTGCTCTAGTTGGAGAAAAACAGCAAAATGTAAATATCTTATTTTTCATGTACAAAGTGCTTTATGGTGCTTTTGATAAGATTATTTATAGCCTTGATAGAGATGCCGTTAAAAGTAGTAAATTACCAAATTGGTTAATGACGGCCGTCTCTACTTTTGGTCTTGGCTTTCAATTGCTGCTAATTGCCTTAATGCTAGTGTTTGGTTTAAAACATTATATAGTTCCGTTCTTTATAAGCTTCTCTGTTTTTATTCTTATTTTTATAGGTATTAGAAGGTATATAAACAGGTAA